The following are encoded together in the Cicer arietinum cultivar CDC Frontier isolate Library 1 chromosome 2, Cicar.CDCFrontier_v2.0, whole genome shotgun sequence genome:
- the LOC101498134 gene encoding senescence-associated protein AAF, chloroplastic isoform X2, with translation MALTANKVSNGPILTNRSTISRSHGEHYFSSSTRINRIQLLRVKLEHGHVNNGFVFNERSSLFNESFWFVNGKPVSLISKTSLVSCKSTGANNTEEKERVTAYDDVSDLTRRHAEDQKNDQARSVRGLAEAYRFVCNDAKFLSRGIMRMDARARRDVAFLGTEFLKLDARARKDTEKIDRGVKEKAKRLNRIATILKDIAQSRLKSAADEHWSDGALEADLRLADFRAKQRAMEDALMALELIKNIHNLMVSKMYHFPISRDKGSLSENNARRRIMLEKNGKTTNSFPGDVTTERINALQEAYWSMASALSEADGIDYTDPEELELLITTLIDLDAMDGKQSVSLLAECSSSPDVSTRRALAKALAAAPSMWTLGNAGMGALQRLAEDSNPAIAAAASKAIYELKKQWEIEEGDNWRFMMDESTKEENES, from the exons ATGGCTCTTACAGCAAACAAAGTTTCAAATGGTCCTATCTTGACTAATAGATCAACAATTTCTAGATCACATGGAGAACATTATTTTTCCTCGTCAACGAGGATCAACAGAATACAGCTTTTGAGAGTTAAATTGGAACATGGACATGTTAACAATGGATTTGTCTTCAATGAGAGATCATCCTTATTCAATGAATCATTTTGGTTTGTTAATGGAAAACCAGTTAGTTTAATCTCAAAGACATCTTTGGTTTCATGTAAATCAACCGGAGCAAATAACACCGAAGAGAAAGAACGTGTTACAGCTTATGATGATGTTTCTGATTTAACTAG ACGACACGCCGAAGATCAGAAAAATGATCAGGCTCGTTCAGTTCGTGGCTTGGCTGAAGCTTATAGATTTGTCTGTAACGATGCAAAGTTTCTCTCGCG TGGCATAATGAGGATGGATGCTCGTGCACGCCGAGATGTAGCTTTTCTAGGGACAGAATTTCTCAAACTTGATG CTCGAGCAAGAAAGGATACTGAGAAAATCGACCGTGGTGTCAAGGAAAAAGCTAAGCGCCTTAATCGTATTGCCACT ATCTTGAAGGATATAGCTCAGTCCAGATTGAAAAGTGCTGCGGATGAGCACTGGAGTGATGGGGCCTTAGAG GCTGATTTACGCCTGGCTGACTTCCGTGCCAAGCAACGCGCCATGGAAGATGCCCTTATGGCCTTGGAG CTCATAAAAAACATCCACAACCTGATGGTGAGCAAGATGTATCACTT TCCTATTTCTAGAGATAAGGGTTCTCTTTCAGAAAATAATGCCAGAAGACGAATCATGCTTGAAAAGAATGGAAAAACCACAAATTCCTTTCCCGGGGATGTGACGACAGAACGGATTAATGCTCTTCAG GAAGCTTACTGGAGTATGGCATCAGCACTTTCTGAAGCAGATGGAATTGATTACACTGATCCTGAAGAG CTTGAGTTGTTGATCACAACTCTTATAGACCTTGATGCAATGGATGGTAAACAAAGTGTATCTTTGTTGGCAGAATGTTCTAGTTCCCCTGATGTCAGTACTAG ACGAGCTTTAGCGAAGGCACTTGCAGCAGCACCATCAATGTGGACTCTTGGAAATGCAGGGATGGGGGCATTACAG AGGCTTGCGGAGGATAGTAACCCGGCCATTGCAGCTGCAGCATCCAAAGCTATTTATGAACTGAAAAAGCAATGGGAAATAGAGGAAGGTGATAACTGGAGGTTTATGATGGATGAAAGCACcaaggaagaaaatgaaagcTGA
- the LOC101498134 gene encoding senescence-associated protein AAF, chloroplastic isoform X1: MALTANKVSNGPILTNRSTISRSHGEHYFSSSTRINRIQLLRVKLEHGHVNNGFVFNERSSLFNESFWFVNGKPVSLISKTSLVSCKSTGANNTEEKERVTAYDDVSDLTRPVHMYRRHAEDQKNDQARSVRGLAEAYRFVCNDAKFLSRGIMRMDARARRDVAFLGTEFLKLDARARKDTEKIDRGVKEKAKRLNRIATILKDIAQSRLKSAADEHWSDGALEADLRLADFRAKQRAMEDALMALELIKNIHNLMVSKMYHFPISRDKGSLSENNARRRIMLEKNGKTTNSFPGDVTTERINALQEAYWSMASALSEADGIDYTDPEELELLITTLIDLDAMDGKQSVSLLAECSSSPDVSTRRALAKALAAAPSMWTLGNAGMGALQRLAEDSNPAIAAAASKAIYELKKQWEIEEGDNWRFMMDESTKEENES; this comes from the exons ATGGCTCTTACAGCAAACAAAGTTTCAAATGGTCCTATCTTGACTAATAGATCAACAATTTCTAGATCACATGGAGAACATTATTTTTCCTCGTCAACGAGGATCAACAGAATACAGCTTTTGAGAGTTAAATTGGAACATGGACATGTTAACAATGGATTTGTCTTCAATGAGAGATCATCCTTATTCAATGAATCATTTTGGTTTGTTAATGGAAAACCAGTTAGTTTAATCTCAAAGACATCTTTGGTTTCATGTAAATCAACCGGAGCAAATAACACCGAAGAGAAAGAACGTGTTACAGCTTATGATGATGTTTCTGATTTAACTAG ACCTGTTCACATGTACAGACGACACGCCGAAGATCAGAAAAATGATCAGGCTCGTTCAGTTCGTGGCTTGGCTGAAGCTTATAGATTTGTCTGTAACGATGCAAAGTTTCTCTCGCG TGGCATAATGAGGATGGATGCTCGTGCACGCCGAGATGTAGCTTTTCTAGGGACAGAATTTCTCAAACTTGATG CTCGAGCAAGAAAGGATACTGAGAAAATCGACCGTGGTGTCAAGGAAAAAGCTAAGCGCCTTAATCGTATTGCCACT ATCTTGAAGGATATAGCTCAGTCCAGATTGAAAAGTGCTGCGGATGAGCACTGGAGTGATGGGGCCTTAGAG GCTGATTTACGCCTGGCTGACTTCCGTGCCAAGCAACGCGCCATGGAAGATGCCCTTATGGCCTTGGAG CTCATAAAAAACATCCACAACCTGATGGTGAGCAAGATGTATCACTT TCCTATTTCTAGAGATAAGGGTTCTCTTTCAGAAAATAATGCCAGAAGACGAATCATGCTTGAAAAGAATGGAAAAACCACAAATTCCTTTCCCGGGGATGTGACGACAGAACGGATTAATGCTCTTCAG GAAGCTTACTGGAGTATGGCATCAGCACTTTCTGAAGCAGATGGAATTGATTACACTGATCCTGAAGAG CTTGAGTTGTTGATCACAACTCTTATAGACCTTGATGCAATGGATGGTAAACAAAGTGTATCTTTGTTGGCAGAATGTTCTAGTTCCCCTGATGTCAGTACTAG ACGAGCTTTAGCGAAGGCACTTGCAGCAGCACCATCAATGTGGACTCTTGGAAATGCAGGGATGGGGGCATTACAG AGGCTTGCGGAGGATAGTAACCCGGCCATTGCAGCTGCAGCATCCAAAGCTATTTATGAACTGAAAAAGCAATGGGAAATAGAGGAAGGTGATAACTGGAGGTTTATGATGGATGAAAGCACcaaggaagaaaatgaaagcTGA
- the LOC101498465 gene encoding protein RSI-1 — MALRCYSSFIVISLLLLVTFSNVAQAYGSAKLRPSDCKPRCSYRCSATSHKKPCMFFCQKCCATCLCVPPGTYGNKQVCPCYNTWKTREGGPKCP, encoded by the exons ATGGCATTGCGTTGCTATAGCTCCTTCATTGTCATCTCTTTGCTTCTTTTGGTTACATTCTCTAATGTAGCTCAG GCTTATGGAAGTGCAAAACTTCGTCCTTCAG ATTGTAAACCAAGGTGTAGTTATCGTTGCTCTGCAACATCACACAAGAAGCCATGCATGTTTTTCTGCCAGAAATGTTGTGCTACATGTCTCTGTGTTCCTCCTGGTACATATGGTAACAAGCAAGTATGCCCTTGTTACAACACTTGGAAGACAAGGGAAGGAGGACCAAAATGCCCTTAA
- the LOC101498810 gene encoding GDSL esterase/lipase At5g37690 codes for MSIPRIIFVAYIFSLSEITLGSQLVTYIFGDSLTDVGNNNFLQYSLAKSNYPWYGIDYSGGQATGRFTNGRTIGDIISSKLGIPSPPAYLSVSQNVDALLKGVNYASGGAGILNDTGLYFIQRLTFDDQINSFKKTKEAITTELGEAAAYKHFNEAMYFIGIGSNDYVNNFLQPFLADGQQYTPDEFVELLISTLDQQLKRLYQLGAQKMVFHGVGPLGCIPSQRVKSKKGQCLKQVNEWIQQFNSKVQKLIKTLNQGLPNAKLIFADTYPLVLDLIDNPSTYGFKVSNTSCCNVDTSIGGLCLPNSKLCKNRNEYVFWDAFHPSDAANVILAEKFFSSLFSSAPSAAPSPSP; via the exons atgtcaatACCAAGAATTATTTTTGTGGCATATATATTTTCACTATCTGAAATCACTTTAGGATCTCAACTTGTTACGTATATATTTGGCGATTCTTTAACAGATGTTGGGAACAATAATTTTCTACAATATTCTTTAGCCAAATCTAATTATCCTTGGTATGGAATTGATTATAGTGGTGGCCAAGCTACTGGAAGATTCACCAATGGGAGGACTATTGGTGATATCATAT CTTCTAAGCTTGGAATTCCATCACCACCAGCTTATTTGTCTGTTTCTCAAAATGTTGATGCTCTTCTCAAAGGGGTAAATTATGCATCTGGTGGAGCAGGAATTCTCAATGACACTGGTCTTTACTTT ATTCAGAGATTGACTTTTGATGATCAAATAAACAGTTTCAAGAAAACTAAAGAAGCAATCACAACAGAATTAGGTGAAGCAGCTGCATACAAGCATTTCAATGAAGCCATGTACTTCATTGGAATTG GTAGTAATGACTATGTCAACAATTTCTTGCAGCCCTTCTTGGCAGATGGCCAACAATATACTCCTGATGAGTTTGTAGAACTCTTAATCTCTACTTTAGATCAACAACTTAAG AGGCTCTATCAGCTGGGAGCACAAAAAATGGTCTTCCATGGAGTTGGTCCACTGGGTTGTATCCCATCACAAAGAGTTAAATCCAAAAAAGGCCAATGTCTAAAGCAAGTTAATGAATGGATCCAACAATTCAACTCTAAAGTTCAGAAGCTAATCAAAACACTAAACCAAGGCCTTCCAAATGCAAAACTCATCTTTGCTGACACTTATCCTTTAGTTCTTGACTTGATTGATAATCCATCTACTTATG GGTTTAAAGTTTCAAATACATCTTGTTGCAATGTAGACACAAGTATTGGAGGATTATGTTTGCCAAACTCAAAGTTATGCAAAAACAGAAATGAATATGTATTTTGGGATGCTTTTCATCCATCAGATGCAGCAAATGTTATTCTTGCAGAGAAATTCTTCTCTAGTCTTTTCTCATCAGCTCCTTCTGCAGCACCAAGCCCTTCACCCTAA
- the LOC101499127 gene encoding glucan endo-1,3-beta-glucosidase 2, with protein sequence MALMHFLLLLFAVSIVSADEEPFIGVNIGTELSDMPHPTQVVALLKAQQIRHVRLYDADQAMLIALAKSGIQVVITVPNEELLAIGQSNASAANWVSRNVVAHYPATNITAICVGSEVLTTLPNVAKVLVNAIKYIHSALVASNLDRQVKVSTPLSSSIILDSFPPSQAFFNRSLNSVLVPILDFLQSTDSYLMLNIYPYYDYMQSNGVIPLDYALFKPLPPNKEAVDSNTLLHYSNVFDAMVDAAYFAMAFLNYTNIPVVVTESGWPSKGGSNEPDATIDNANNYNSNLIKHVFNKTGTPKHPGTAVSTYIYELYNEDTKPGVLSEKNWGLFDANGVPIYILHLTGSGAVLANDTSNQTFCVAKDGADPKMIQAALDWACGPGKVECDLLLQGQPCYEPDNVIAHANYAFDSYYHKMGNTPDSCDFKGVATITTSDPSHGSCIFPGSLGKNSTFGNFTAPSMNSSSDSSAYSIHSIEMRICSLVMVTGFLILGVVLI encoded by the exons ATGGCTTTGATGCATTTTCTTCTTCTGCTTTTTGCAGTCTCTATTGTTTCAGCTGATGAAG AACCTTTTATTGGAGTGAACATTGGAACAGAACTATCTGATATGCCACACCCTACTCAAGTAGTTGCGCTGCTCAAAGCGCAACAAATTCGACACGTTCGATTGTATGATGCTGACCAAGCTATGCTCATTGCACTTGCAAAATCCGGCATTCAGGTTGTTATAACCGTCCCTAACGAAGAACTCTTAGCAATCGGTCAATCGAATGCCTCAGCTGCCAACTGGGTTTCCCGCAATGTGGTTGCACATTATCCGGCCACCAATATCACTGCCATTTGTGTTGGTTCCGAGGTTTTAACCACACTTCCTAATGTTGCAAAAGTTCTTGTCAACGCGATCAAGTACATTCATTCAGCCCTTGTTGCGTCAAATCTTGATCGCCAAGTTAAAGTTTCAACACCACTTTCTTCATCAATCATCCTTGATTCGTTTCCTCCTTCTCAGGCTTTCTTTAACCGATCGCTGAATTCGGTTTTAGTTCCGATCCTTGATTTCCTGCAATCCACCGACTCTTATCTCATGCTCAATATTTACCCTTACTATGATTACATGCAATCAAATGGTGTGATTCCATTAGATTATGCACTTTTCAAACCTCTCCCTCCAAACAAAGAAGCTGTTGATTCCAATACCCTTCTCCATTACTCCAATGTCTTTGATGCCATGGTTGATGCGGCATACTTCGCCATGGCTTTTCTAAATTACACCAACATTCCTGTAGTTGTAACCGAATCAGGCTGGCCTTCAAAAGGTGGCTCAAACGAGCCCGACGCAACAATCGACAATGCCAACAATTACAACAGCAATTTGATCAAGCACGTGTTTAACAAAACTGGAACACCGAAACATCCAGGAACTGCTGTTAGTACTTACATATATGAACTCTACAATGAGGATACGAAACCGGGAGTATTGTCTGAAAAAAACTGGGGATTGTTTGATGCGAACGGAGTGCCTATTTACATTCTACACTTGACAGGATCGGGAGCGGTTTTGGCGAACGACACAAGCAATCAAACTTTCTGCGTTGCAAAGGATGGCGCAGATCCGAAGATGATACAGGCTGCGTTGGATTGGGCGTGCGGACCTGGAAAAGTGGAGTGCGATCTATTGTTGCAAGGACAACCGTGTTATGAACCGGACAATGTGATTGCACATGCTAATTATGCTTTTGATAGTTACTATCATAAAATGGGGAACACTCCTGATTCATGTGACTTCAAGGGTGTTGCTACAATCACCACTTCAGATCCAA GTCATGGTTCTTGTATATTTCCTGGAAG TCTTGGAAAAAATAGCACCTTTGGAAACTTCACAGCACCATCAATGAATTCATCAAGTGATTCTTCAGCCTACAGTATCCACAGCATTGAAATGAGAATTTGTAGCCTTGTAATGGTGACAGGATTTCTAATACTGGGAGTGGTTTTGATTTAG